One Weissella coleopterorum DNA segment encodes these proteins:
- a CDS encoding helix-turn-helix domain-containing protein, with the protein MASSEGRIIMGRNIKRLLKENRITAVKFAETIGVSTATVSDWSNGKTYPRIDKLELMANFFGVGKSELVEDQQNKLHDNEEPTLIAAHWGIDLSRLPDGDRQRIIDRAKSYVEGLVADYEDHK; encoded by the coding sequence ATGGCAAGTTCAGAAGGTCGAATTATCATGGGGCGTAACATCAAACGTTTGTTAAAAGAAAACCGTATTACGGCGGTTAAATTTGCCGAAACGATTGGAGTTTCAACGGCAACTGTTTCGGATTGGTCCAATGGTAAGACATATCCTCGAATTGATAAACTTGAATTAATGGCTAATTTCTTTGGAGTTGGGAAATCTGAATTAGTTGAAGACCAACAGAATAAATTACATGATAATGAAGAACCTACGCTTATTGCAGCGCATTGGGGAATTGATTTATCACGCCTACCAGATGGCGATCGCCAGAGAATAATTGATCGTGCTAAATCTTATGTAGAAGGTTTAGTGGCAGATTATGAGGACCATAAATGA
- a CDS encoding DNA/RNA non-specific endonuclease codes for MNRRKKVNYKKWYGLVAAVVVATGGYLETQHQKDPSSNANYATASVKVDQNIKTGSVNDEKPTESLATSVLTEDVKKQVKAKSIKYNGTGAFVVDQNKTNFNTNVSAAPYVQLARQDQQGRPGAANAWLSKASRQYRNRQETGNNRTINPVGWQQLRINGKSQVLYNRGHSVGYALAGNIKGFDASEANPQNITTQTAWANQSSNGNDQNTGQNYYEGLVRKALDSNKKVRYRVTPLYTGNNLVPSVNHIEAKSSDGTLQVNVLIPNVQPGITINYQNGVGRVN; via the coding sequence ATGAATCGTAGGAAAAAGGTTAATTATAAAAAATGGTATGGACTAGTTGCAGCAGTAGTGGTTGCGACAGGAGGATATTTAGAAACTCAACATCAAAAAGATCCGTCAAGTAATGCTAATTATGCAACGGCGTCGGTTAAAGTTGATCAGAATATTAAAACTGGTTCAGTTAATGACGAAAAGCCAACAGAAAGCTTAGCAACTTCAGTTTTGACAGAAGATGTTAAGAAGCAAGTGAAAGCGAAATCGATTAAATATAACGGCACCGGGGCTTTTGTAGTTGATCAAAATAAGACTAATTTTAATACGAATGTTTCAGCAGCACCTTATGTCCAATTAGCGCGTCAAGATCAACAGGGGCGACCGGGAGCAGCGAATGCTTGGTTGTCAAAGGCAAGCCGCCAATATCGCAATCGTCAAGAAACGGGGAATAATCGGACAATTAATCCTGTTGGTTGGCAACAACTACGAATTAATGGGAAAAGCCAAGTGCTCTACAATCGAGGTCATTCTGTTGGTTATGCATTGGCCGGTAACATTAAAGGTTTTGATGCAAGTGAAGCAAATCCGCAAAATATCACTACCCAAACTGCTTGGGCTAATCAATCTTCGAATGGTAATGATCAGAATACGGGACAAAACTATTACGAAGGATTGGTTCGCAAGGCATTGGACTCCAATAAAAAAGTTCGATATCGGGTTACCCCGCTTTATACGGGGAACAATCTAGTCCCTTCGGTTAACCATATTGAGGCTAAATCATCAGATGGTACCCTTCAAGTGAATGTTTTAATTCCCAATGTGCAGCCAGGAATCACAATTAATTACCAAAATGGAGTTGGTAGAGTTAATTAG
- a CDS encoding DNA-3-methyladenine glycosylase I, translated as MIERCRWAVNGPQNLQEYHDHEWGIPEHSEQKLFELLSLETYQAGLSWQTVLDKRAAFKAAFFNYEIGKVAEMTEIDLEKLLQNKQIIRHRLKLAATIQNAQAVVKLWKQNVTLNQLLWESVNFKTIDHQVQTDQVIDSTTSLAIDLSKKLKQAGFKFMGPVTTYSLMQAAGLVNDHEVKCQYHGEGV; from the coding sequence ATGATAGAACGTTGTCGCTGGGCTGTGAATGGTCCACAAAATTTACAAGAGTATCATGATCATGAATGGGGAATTCCTGAACATAGCGAGCAGAAATTATTTGAACTATTATCTTTAGAAACGTACCAAGCTGGATTAAGTTGGCAAACAGTTTTAGATAAGAGAGCTGCCTTTAAAGCGGCATTTTTTAATTATGAAATCGGAAAAGTTGCAGAAATGACGGAAATTGATCTAGAAAAATTATTACAAAATAAACAAATTATTCGGCATCGATTAAAATTAGCTGCAACGATTCAGAATGCTCAAGCGGTGGTGAAACTCTGGAAGCAGAATGTGACATTAAATCAGTTGTTATGGGAAAGTGTTAATTTTAAAACGATTGACCATCAGGTTCAGACAGATCAAGTAATTGATTCGACAACATCATTAGCAATCGACCTGTCTAAAAAATTAAAGCAAGCTGGGTTTAAGTTTATGGGCCCAGTGACAACTTACTCTTTGATGCAAGCTGCTGGATTGGTGAACGATCATGAGGTAAAATGTCAATATCACGGAGAAGGAGTTTGA
- the eno gene encoding phosphopyruvate hydratase, with translation MSAITDIYAREVLDSRGNPTVEVEVYTEEGGFGRGIVPSGASTGEHEAVELRDGDKGRFLGKGTLKAVENVNTTIKNKLIGMDVTDQVLLDKTMIALDGTPTKAKLGANAILGVSIAAARAAADELGTPLYNYLGGFNAHTLPTPMMNVINGGAHAANSVDFQEFMIMPVGAKTMAEAIRMGSETFHALQALLKASGHSTAVGDEGGFAPDFKSNAEPFEYLLKAIENAGYTAGKDIAIAFDVASSEFFDAERNLYVLDGEPDKKEYTTDEFIEYLSDLVEKYPIVSIEDPLDENEWDAWVKLTDKLGDKVQLVGDDFFVTNTEYLKKGIDMGAANAILIKVNQIGTLTETMEAIEMAKEAGYTAIVSHRSGETEDTTIADLVVATNAGQIKTGSMSRTDRIAKYNQLMRIEDLLTPTVADYKGINSFYNIDKDAKDAIINYK, from the coding sequence ATGTCTGCAATTACTGATATTTATGCACGTGAGGTCTTGGATTCACGTGGGAATCCTACTGTTGAAGTCGAAGTTTATACTGAAGAGGGTGGTTTCGGTCGCGGAATCGTTCCTTCAGGAGCTTCAACTGGAGAACACGAAGCTGTTGAACTTCGTGACGGTGACAAGGGGCGTTTCCTTGGTAAGGGAACTTTGAAGGCTGTTGAAAATGTCAACACAACAATTAAGAATAAGTTGATTGGTATGGATGTTACTGATCAAGTTTTGTTGGATAAGACTATGATTGCTTTAGATGGAACTCCAACTAAGGCTAAGTTAGGTGCCAACGCTATTCTTGGTGTATCAATTGCTGCTGCTCGTGCCGCTGCTGATGAATTGGGAACTCCATTGTACAACTACCTTGGTGGTTTCAATGCCCACACTTTGCCAACACCAATGATGAACGTTATTAATGGAGGAGCACACGCTGCTAACTCTGTTGATTTCCAAGAATTCATGATTATGCCTGTTGGTGCTAAGACAATGGCTGAAGCGATTCGTATGGGATCAGAAACTTTCCATGCTTTGCAAGCATTGTTGAAGGCATCAGGACACTCAACTGCTGTTGGGGATGAAGGTGGATTTGCGCCTGACTTTAAGTCAAATGCAGAACCATTTGAATACTTGTTGAAAGCGATCGAAAATGCTGGTTACACTGCTGGTAAGGACATTGCAATTGCCTTTGACGTTGCTTCTTCAGAATTCTTTGATGCAGAACGTAACCTTTACGTATTGGATGGAGAACCTGATAAGAAGGAATACACGACTGACGAATTTATTGAATACTTGTCAGACTTAGTTGAAAAGTACCCAATCGTTTCAATCGAAGATCCTTTGGATGAAAACGAATGGGATGCCTGGGTTAAGTTAACTGATAAGCTTGGAGACAAGGTTCAATTAGTTGGTGATGACTTCTTTGTTACTAATACGGAATACTTGAAGAAGGGAATCGACATGGGCGCTGCCAATGCGATTTTGATCAAGGTTAACCAAATTGGTACATTAACTGAAACAATGGAAGCCATTGAAATGGCTAAGGAAGCTGGATACACAGCGATTGTTTCTCACCGTTCAGGTGAAACTGAAGACACAACAATTGCAGACTTGGTTGTCGCAACTAATGCTGGACAAATTAAGACTGGTTCAATGTCACGAACTGATCGAATTGCCAAGTATAACCAATTGATGCGGATTGAAGATTTGTTGACACCTACAGTAGCTGACTACAAGGGAATCAACAGCTTCTACAACATCGATAAAGATGCAAAAGATGCAATCATCAACTATAAGTAA
- the tpiA gene encoding triose-phosphate isomerase: MEMMNRRPLVIANWKMNKLPSESAAYIQKIENPLKRYPDVIPVLAGQDVLLPAMVEAAKNTAISIGAENMYWQDRGAFTGETSPAALEDLGISYVIIGHSERRNYFRETDEKVNLKAQAALQHNLIPIIAIDEAIKPRDDNDRSHWVVNEVIESLEGIPAEVVKSVIIAYEPTAAIGSGQAMTPALAQFSLRRIRLTLADMYDWDVANAVRIMYGGSVKPENAYELMIQDDIDGVLVGDSALNPDNFIELCQVANRALLTKIRRLDEF; this comes from the coding sequence ATGGAAATGATGAATCGACGACCATTGGTCATCGCGAATTGGAAGATGAATAAGTTGCCAAGCGAATCGGCCGCGTATATTCAAAAAATTGAAAATCCGTTAAAACGTTATCCAGATGTAATTCCCGTTTTAGCAGGGCAAGATGTTTTATTACCTGCGATGGTTGAAGCAGCGAAGAACACGGCCATCTCAATCGGTGCTGAAAATATGTATTGGCAAGATCGAGGTGCTTTTACAGGTGAAACTTCACCCGCTGCACTGGAAGATCTGGGTATTAGTTACGTTATTATTGGTCATTCAGAACGCCGTAATTATTTCCGTGAAACGGATGAAAAGGTGAACTTGAAGGCCCAGGCGGCTTTGCAACACAATTTGATTCCAATTATTGCTATTGATGAAGCTATTAAGCCTAGAGATGATAATGATCGTTCGCATTGGGTGGTCAATGAAGTCATTGAATCTTTAGAAGGAATTCCTGCTGAAGTAGTTAAATCCGTAATTATAGCATACGAACCAACTGCTGCAATTGGCAGTGGACAGGCGATGACACCAGCTTTAGCTCAATTTAGCTTGCGTCGAATTCGCCTGACATTGGCTGACATGTATGATTGGGATGTAGCTAATGCCGTTCGTATTATGTATGGTGGATCAGTTAAACCAGAAAATGCCTATGAATTAATGATTCAAGACGACATCGATGGTGTATTGGTTGGGGATTCAGCCTTGAATCCTGATAATTTTATTGAGCTGTGTCAAGTAGCAAATCGAGCACTTCTCACAAAAATTAGACGACTTGATGAGTTTTAA
- the ptsP gene encoding phosphoenolpyruvate--protein phosphotransferase, with protein sequence MAQVIKGIAASNGVAIAKAYKLVEPDLSFEQVTIDDVQAEKGRLEAAFSVSKTDLEQIRDKAKQNMGAEEAEVFTAHIMVLEDPELISGINNMIDSEHVNAESALKSVTDMYIDMFEGMADDNPYMAERAADIRDVTKRVLAHLLGKQLPNPALIQEEVVIIAKDMTPSDTAQLDRKFVKGFITDLGGRTAHAAIMARTLEIPAVVGSASATKKINDGDMLILNGLDGTAMVDPDQDEIQQAQKTAADYNAKKTEWAKLKNEASVSADGKKLVVGSNIGTPKDLAGVLESGSEGVGLYRTEFLYMDSAELPTEDDQFEAYKTILEGMGDKPVTVRTMDIGGDKYLPYLPLPKEENPFMGYRAIRISLDRTDIFRTQLRALLRASVYGELWIMFPMIATLGEFRAARDIFNDEKQKMIQAGVAVADDIKLGIMIEIPAAAMLADRFAQEVDFFSIGTNDLIAYTMAADRGNEHVSYLYQPYNPSILRLIKNVIDAAHKYDKFVAMCGEMAGDQIAAPLLLGMGLDEFSMSSTSVLQTRALLKSLDSKEMAILADKALNMDSNDEVKALVEATLKLK encoded by the coding sequence ATGGCACAAGTGATCAAGGGGATCGCCGCATCAAATGGAGTGGCGATTGCAAAAGCCTATAAGTTAGTGGAACCTGATTTGTCTTTTGAGCAAGTTACAATTGATGACGTGCAAGCAGAAAAGGGCCGCTTAGAAGCGGCTTTTTCTGTATCAAAGACAGATCTGGAACAAATCAGAGATAAAGCTAAACAAAATATGGGGGCCGAAGAAGCTGAAGTTTTTACGGCGCATATTATGGTGTTGGAAGATCCAGAGTTAATCAGTGGGATCAATAATATGATTGATAGCGAGCATGTGAATGCAGAAAGTGCACTGAAGAGTGTGACTGACATGTATATTGACATGTTTGAAGGAATGGCCGATGACAATCCATATATGGCGGAACGAGCTGCTGATATTCGGGATGTGACTAAGCGTGTTTTGGCGCATTTGTTGGGAAAACAATTACCTAACCCAGCATTGATTCAAGAAGAAGTTGTAATCATTGCAAAGGATATGACGCCATCTGATACGGCACAGTTGGATCGGAAATTTGTTAAAGGTTTTATCACTGATTTGGGCGGGCGGACTGCGCATGCGGCCATTATGGCACGAACATTGGAAATTCCAGCGGTTGTCGGTTCAGCATCTGCAACTAAAAAGATTAACGATGGAGATATGTTGATCTTAAACGGATTAGATGGAACGGCAATGGTAGATCCTGATCAGGATGAAATCCAACAAGCACAAAAGACGGCGGCGGATTATAATGCAAAGAAAACCGAATGGGCTAAGTTGAAAAATGAAGCATCAGTTTCTGCGGATGGTAAAAAGTTAGTTGTTGGTTCAAACATTGGAACACCAAAAGATTTAGCGGGTGTGTTAGAAAGTGGATCTGAAGGTGTGGGACTCTATCGGACAGAATTCTTGTACATGGATTCAGCTGAACTACCAACCGAAGATGATCAGTTTGAAGCTTATAAGACGATTTTGGAAGGAATGGGCGATAAGCCGGTGACAGTTCGGACCATGGATATTGGTGGAGATAAGTATCTTCCTTATCTTCCCCTCCCTAAGGAAGAAAATCCGTTTATGGGTTATCGAGCAATCCGAATTTCATTAGATCGCACAGATATTTTCCGGACGCAGTTGCGAGCATTGTTACGGGCTTCTGTTTATGGCGAGCTTTGGATTATGTTCCCTATGATTGCGACCCTTGGTGAATTCCGAGCAGCGCGCGATATTTTCAATGATGAAAAGCAAAAGATGATTCAAGCTGGAGTCGCGGTAGCGGATGATATTAAGCTAGGAATTATGATCGAAATTCCAGCTGCCGCCATGTTAGCCGATCGTTTTGCACAAGAAGTTGATTTCTTCTCAATCGGGACTAATGATTTAATCGCTTATACTATGGCTGCGGATCGCGGGAATGAACATGTTTCATATTTGTATCAACCCTACAACCCATCTATTTTGCGTTTAATTAAGAATGTGATTGATGCGGCTCATAAGTATGATAAGTTTGTTGCAATGTGTGGTGAAATGGCGGGAGACCAAATTGCAGCACCATTATTGTTGGGGATGGGCTTAGATGAATTTTCAATGTCATCGACTTCAGTCCTTCAGACGCGAGCACTTTTGAAGTCACTGGATTCAAAGGAAATGGCAATTTTGGCCGATAAAGCATTGAACATGGATAGTAACGATGAAGTAAAGGCACTTGTGGAAGCAACGTTAAAACTAAAATAA
- a CDS encoding phosphocarrier protein HPr produces the protein MESREFHIIAETGIHARPATLLVQTASKFSSNITLSYDGKDVNLKSIMGVMSLGVGQHADVNISAEGDDAAEAIEAIGQTMSDEGLA, from the coding sequence ATGGAATCACGCGAATTTCACATTATAGCCGAAACAGGTATTCATGCTCGTCCAGCCACTTTGTTGGTTCAAACAGCATCAAAGTTCTCATCAAACATTACTTTGTCATACGACGGTAAAGATGTTAACTTGAAGTCAATCATGGGTGTTATGTCTTTGGGAGTTGGACAACATGCTGATGTTAATATTTCTGCTGAAGGTGATGATGCTGCGGAAGCAATTGAAGCCATCGGACAAACAATGTCAGATGAAGGATTAGCTTAA
- the trxB gene encoding thioredoxin-disulfide reductase: protein MSEHFAVTVIGAGPGGMTAAIYTARANLKTLMLDRGIYGGQMNNTAEIENYPGYVSIQGPELSEKMYAATEKLGVEYTFGNVEQIVTQADKTFKIMTDMDEYTTDSVIIATGSQYKKLGVPGEDTYSGRGISYCAVCDGAFFKEKNVVVVGGGDSAIEEANYLAGIVDHVTVIHRRGELRAQKILQDRAFANKKIDFMWNTEVEAVAGDDQKVTGVKLINNQSQERSIFDAAGVFIYVGLLPVTEPFANLDITDDANWVVTNERMETKQAGIFALGDVRAKELRQIATAVGDAAIAGQNAYSYVESLND from the coding sequence ATGAGTGAACATTTTGCGGTGACAGTTATTGGTGCTGGACCTGGTGGAATGACCGCGGCGATATATACCGCTCGTGCTAATTTAAAGACGTTAATGTTAGACCGAGGAATTTACGGTGGTCAAATGAATAACACCGCTGAAATTGAAAATTATCCAGGTTATGTCTCGATTCAAGGACCAGAATTATCTGAAAAAATGTATGCGGCTACTGAAAAATTAGGCGTTGAATACACATTCGGCAACGTTGAGCAGATTGTAACTCAAGCCGATAAAACTTTTAAAATTATGACCGACATGGATGAATACACAACTGATTCCGTGATTATTGCAACTGGCTCACAGTATAAAAAATTAGGAGTACCTGGTGAAGATACCTATTCAGGGCGTGGAATATCATATTGTGCGGTCTGTGATGGAGCATTTTTTAAAGAAAAAAATGTGGTTGTAGTTGGTGGTGGTGATTCTGCCATTGAAGAAGCTAATTATTTGGCTGGGATTGTTGATCATGTAACTGTGATTCATCGGCGAGGCGAGTTACGCGCCCAAAAAATATTACAAGATCGTGCCTTTGCTAATAAAAAAATTGATTTTATGTGGAACACAGAAGTAGAAGCTGTGGCCGGTGATGATCAAAAGGTCACAGGGGTAAAATTAATCAATAATCAAAGTCAAGAACGTTCTATCTTTGATGCCGCAGGAGTCTTTATTTATGTGGGATTGTTGCCAGTAACAGAACCTTTTGCTAATTTAGATATTACTGATGACGCCAATTGGGTTGTAACTAACGAGCGAATGGAAACCAAGCAAGCAGGGATTTTTGCGTTAGGTGATGTCCGGGCCAAAGAATTACGGCAAATTGCTACGGCAGTTGGTGATGCAGCAATTGCTGGTCAAAATGCTTACTCTTATGTTGAAAGCTTAAATGATTAG
- the galU gene encoding UTP--glucose-1-phosphate uridylyltransferase GalU, translated as MKPVRKAVIPAAGLGTRFLPATKALAKEMLPIVDKPTIQFIIEEALASGIEDIVIVDGKSKRSIEDHFDSNPELENNLKEKGKDELLKLVQETTDINLYFIRQSHPRGLGDAVLTAKAFIGDEPFVVMLGDDLMTDEKPLTKQLIERYEQTGDSTLAVMKVPHDQVSEYGVIAPDTEVTPGLHKVSTFVEKPKPEDAPSDLAIIGRYLLTPEIFEELENTKPGKGNEIQLTDAIDTLNQRQHVYAHEFKGHRYDIGSKIGFLTTNIEFGLEHPQTGAALKQYIKDLAKTLD; from the coding sequence ATGAAACCAGTACGTAAAGCAGTGATACCTGCCGCCGGATTAGGAACACGTTTTTTGCCTGCTACAAAGGCACTAGCGAAAGAAATGTTACCAATTGTCGATAAGCCTACGATTCAATTTATCATTGAAGAAGCTTTGGCATCAGGAATTGAAGATATTGTGATTGTTGATGGAAAGTCAAAACGTTCAATTGAAGATCATTTTGATTCAAATCCTGAATTAGAAAATAATCTGAAGGAAAAGGGTAAGGATGAGCTCTTGAAGTTGGTTCAAGAAACAACTGATATTAACCTTTACTTTATTCGACAATCGCATCCCCGAGGGTTGGGAGATGCTGTGTTAACGGCAAAGGCCTTTATTGGTGATGAACCATTCGTTGTGATGCTTGGGGATGACCTAATGACTGATGAAAAGCCATTAACTAAGCAATTAATCGAACGTTACGAACAAACCGGAGATTCAACACTTGCTGTGATGAAAGTACCGCATGATCAAGTTTCTGAATATGGAGTTATTGCCCCTGATACTGAGGTAACTCCTGGGTTACATAAGGTTTCAACTTTCGTGGAGAAGCCAAAGCCAGAAGATGCTCCTTCTGATTTAGCGATTATTGGACGTTATTTATTAACTCCTGAGATTTTTGAAGAATTAGAGAATACCAAGCCTGGTAAAGGGAATGAAATTCAATTGACCGATGCGATTGATACCTTGAACCAACGTCAGCACGTTTATGCGCACGAATTTAAGGGGCATCGTTACGATATTGGCTCAAAGATTGGTTTCTTAACTACTAATATTGAATTTGGGTTAGAACATCCACAAACTGGTGCCGCCCTTAAGCAATATATTAAGGACTTGGCTAAAACTTTGGACTAA
- a CDS encoding NAD(P)H-dependent glycerol-3-phosphate dehydrogenase, which translates to MDQTKVAVLGAGSWGTALANVAAENGHAVKIWGHRVATVDEINTQHTNKEYLGDRVLQASIQATTDLVTAIEGAEIILSVVPTKATREVANLLNQALTQLQQKSIVVAATKGLEPSTYKFASQMIAEEIDASSLAGIAVIAGPSHAEGVIKHDPTTVTAVSEDLVVAERIQRVMSNSTFRVYTNDDIVGAELGGALKNVIAIAAGALQSLEYDANAKAALFTRGLNEMAQLGKAYGANPMTFMGLAGVGDLFATATSTHSRNFRAGMQLGAGLSKEEVIEHMGMVIEGISTTKVVHDLAQAKQVEMPISNAVYQVIYEGRDPKIAIRELMDRPLHHEGK; encoded by the coding sequence ATGGATCAAACAAAAGTGGCCGTATTAGGGGCTGGTTCATGGGGAACTGCCTTAGCTAATGTTGCGGCAGAAAATGGACATGCAGTCAAAATTTGGGGTCATCGAGTGGCCACGGTTGACGAGATTAATACACAACATACCAATAAAGAGTATTTGGGTGATCGAGTTCTACAAGCCAGTATTCAAGCAACGACCGATTTAGTAACCGCAATTGAGGGAGCTGAAATCATTTTGAGCGTGGTTCCAACTAAAGCAACGCGTGAAGTGGCGAATTTACTAAATCAGGCGCTAACTCAACTTCAACAAAAATCGATTGTGGTAGCAGCGACGAAAGGGCTAGAACCCTCAACATATAAGTTTGCCAGTCAAATGATCGCTGAAGAGATCGATGCTAGCTCTTTAGCTGGGATTGCGGTCATTGCTGGGCCATCGCATGCGGAGGGCGTTATCAAACATGATCCCACCACTGTCACCGCAGTGAGCGAAGATTTAGTTGTTGCGGAACGTATTCAACGCGTGATGAGTAATTCCACATTTCGAGTTTATACCAACGATGATATTGTAGGTGCTGAATTAGGTGGGGCGTTGAAAAATGTCATTGCCATTGCAGCAGGTGCGTTACAAAGTTTGGAATATGATGCAAATGCAAAAGCTGCACTGTTTACCCGTGGCCTAAATGAAATGGCACAATTAGGAAAAGCTTATGGTGCTAATCCAATGACTTTCATGGGGCTAGCTGGAGTGGGCGATTTATTTGCGACGGCAACATCGACGCATTCTCGTAATTTCCGAGCTGGAATGCAGTTAGGTGCAGGATTAAGTAAAGAAGAAGTTATCGAACATATGGGGATGGTTATTGAAGGCATTTCCACTACGAAAGTGGTGCATGATTTAGCACAGGCTAAACAAGTTGAAATGCCAATTTCAAATGCGGTCTATCAAGTGATTTATGAAGGTCGAGACCCCAAAATTGCAATTAGAGAATTAATGGATCGTCCATTACATCATGAAGGGAAGTAA
- a CDS encoding phage holin family protein, translating into MQLKRFSFLQRLIINMITLLALAGLFQQGLYVQNLWNAFMAAAILGVLNVFVRPVLQILSLPLTFFTFGLFSFVVNAAVLWMTSWFVGPGFQFTSFGWAILISLIMSLVNAILSDFFSR; encoded by the coding sequence ATGCAACTAAAGCGTTTTTCATTTTTACAGCGATTAATCATTAATATGATTACATTATTGGCCTTAGCTGGATTATTTCAACAAGGACTTTATGTGCAAAACTTATGGAATGCTTTTATGGCGGCCGCAATTCTAGGAGTTTTGAATGTTTTTGTGCGACCAGTTTTACAGATTTTGAGTCTACCACTAACATTTTTCACGTTTGGTCTCTTCTCATTTGTGGTTAATGCTGCGGTTTTGTGGATGACTAGCTGGTTTGTCGGACCTGGTTTTCAATTTACGAGTTTTGGCTGGGCCATTTTGATTTCTTTGATTATGTCGTTAGTTAATGCGATTTTATCTGATTTTTTTAGTCGTTAA
- a CDS encoding MFS transporter, which translates to MSTNAQLSPRRVNLILVALGMFTFMSTLDASIVNIALPVMAHDLSIPMNQATWSVSIYLITISGLLTLFGNLGDQLGKIRVFKWGTYVFTFGSLLAGISLGLGFLLFARVVQAIGAAMTMSNSFGISTTVAPANMRARAMATIAMFVSLGSIAGPAVGGLILSLLKWPFIFWINVPLGILTIILGEFIFPKNQRRTAPLVIDWIGTVIFFSMIAVFFGGINIAQEQGFGALLPITTYILSILLLIGFIKWEQHTIRPLIDLSIFKEKMFTLSVITSFLVFASGFFINVLLPFYLENLRQIQPGQAGMYMMSYPLAMLIGTPIAGVVADRFDREYVTFFALTGITLGMSGWILMTGHSPLYMVVMLSAWTGFSTAFFNSPNNAITMSNAPKSQLGVAGAINALARNVGMITGTTLVTTMLYISMSKQMGHQITTYPIGHPTVFINGLHFAMFFGMFLVLIAWCLTGYRLILRLQSKH; encoded by the coding sequence ATGAGCACAAATGCACAATTATCACCACGAAGAGTTAATTTAATTTTAGTGGCTTTGGGTATGTTTACCTTTATGTCAACATTAGATGCATCAATTGTTAATATTGCATTACCAGTCATGGCGCATGATTTATCGATTCCGATGAACCAAGCTACTTGGTCGGTATCAATTTATTTAATTACCATTTCAGGTTTGTTGACGTTATTTGGGAATCTAGGGGATCAACTTGGTAAAATTAGGGTATTTAAATGGGGGACCTATGTTTTCACCTTTGGATCCCTCTTGGCAGGAATTAGTCTCGGGTTAGGATTCTTATTATTCGCCCGGGTTGTTCAGGCAATTGGAGCAGCGATGACGATGAGTAATTCCTTTGGAATCTCAACTACGGTCGCGCCGGCGAACATGCGGGCGAGAGCAATGGCGACAATCGCGATGTTTGTTTCTTTGGGTTCAATCGCTGGTCCAGCCGTTGGTGGATTGATTCTATCACTATTGAAGTGGCCGTTTATTTTTTGGATTAATGTACCACTAGGAATTTTGACAATTATCTTGGGTGAGTTTATCTTTCCAAAAAATCAACGGCGTACGGCTCCACTCGTCATTGACTGGATCGGTACGGTTATTTTCTTCTCGATGATTGCGGTCTTCTTTGGGGGAATTAATATCGCCCAAGAACAAGGCTTTGGGGCACTCTTACCAATCACCACATATATCTTAAGTATTCTGTTATTAATTGGATTTATTAAGTGGGAGCAACATACAATTAGACCGCTGATCGATTTGTCTATTTTTAAAGAAAAAATGTTTACATTATCTGTAATTACATCATTTCTAGTCTTTGCATCAGGTTTCTTTATCAACGTATTATTACCATTTTATTTGGAAAACCTGCGTCAAATCCAGCCGGGTCAAGCGGGAATGTACATGATGTCATATCCGCTTGCTATGCTGATTGGAACTCCAATTGCGGGAGTGGTTGCCGATCGATTTGACCGTGAATATGTAACTTTCTTTGCATTAACTGGTATTACATTGGGAATGTCAGGATGGATCTTAATGACCGGTCATAGTCCGCTTTACATGGTTGTGATGTTGAGTGCTTGGACTGGCTTCTCAACGGCTTTCTTTAATTCGCCCAATAATGCGATTACGATGTCAAATGCCCCAAAATCACAATTAGGAGTTGCCGGCGCCATTAATGCTTTAGCTCGAAATGTTGGAATGATTACGGGAACCACGTTGGTAACAACAATGTTATATATTTCCATGTCCAAACAAATGGGACACCAGATTACGACATATCCAATCGGGCATCCAACGGTATTTATAAATGGATTGCATTTTGCGATGTTCTTTGGAATGTTCTTAGTCCTAATTGCTTGGTGCCTAACAGGCTACCGTTTAATTTTGAGATTGCAAAGTAAACACTAA